A single window of Sparus aurata chromosome 12, fSpaAur1.1, whole genome shotgun sequence DNA harbors:
- the nefla gene encoding neurofilament light polypeptide codes for MSSLGYDPYYSTSSYRRWYVEAPPRVVTRGRTHSVYSSHASPLSSSRLQYSSPGRVLLSSSSQASSLELELNQAAQISSDFRAIRTQERSQLQDLNDRFAGFIERVRELEQQNRALEAELLLLRQRHNEPSRLRALYEQEARALRAAVDEARAEQQAVMGQRERLEQTLSALQGRYEEEVLGREEAEGRLMEARREADQAALAKAELEKSIETLLEELAFLKRIHEGEVAELQAQVQLGVQVAVESEAATPDLSGALRDIRSQYERLAARNMQAAEEWFRGKVGSMTESVAQHSDAVRSSKDEAGEYRRQLQTRLLEIDACRGLNESLEKQLHEMEEKQSAEIAAMQDTIGELESELRGTKQEMARYLKEYQDLLNVKMALDIEIAAYRKLLEGEESRFSVGVPGGVSSLYSHSLSAPSYVRPVFSSLSSGTTYLMTSRLLSSSTTEGIISSSQAHQAEASPPAEEEEEQEEEEVKEAEEEKEEEGGEETEATKEEEEEEKGEEEEGEEEGDKEKEDEEEAKEGDEEAKEGEEGGEEEEQKEEVTEAAEEEGEKVEKGEEEEAEVKEEAQEEVKAEEAEGKGEDAKEEDKEEEKEEEKKSEEKEEKEDKADAKKDDKADDKEAAPKTDDKAEAKKEKEEAKAAKPDAAEEKSTNGKK; via the exons ATGAGTAGCCTCGGATATGACCCTTACTATTCCACCTCGTCGTACAGGCGCTGGTATGTCGAGGCTCCCCCTCGGGTGGTGACCAGAGGGAGGACCCACTCCGTCTACTCGTCCCACGCCTCCCCGCTGTCCTCCTCCCGTCTGCAGTACTCCTCTCCCGGCCGGgtgctgctctcctcctcctcccaagCCTCTTCCCTGGAGCTGGAGCTCAACCAGGCGGCCCAGATCAGCTCTGACTTCCGTGCCATCCGCACCCAGGAGCGCAGCCAGCTGCAGGACCTCAACGATCGCTTTGCCGGCTTCATCGAGAGAGTGCGTGAGCTGGAGCAGCAGAATCGTGCTCTggaggcagagctgctgctgctgaggcagAGGCACAATGAGCCGTCCCGCCTGAGAGCACTGTACGAGCAGGAGGCTCGGGCCCTGAGAGCGGCTGTGGATGAGGCCAGGGCAGAGCAGCAGGCTGTCATGGGACAGAGGGAGCGTCTGGAACAAACCCTGAGTGCTCTGCAGGGTCGATATGAAGAGGAAGTGCTGGGCCGTGAGGAGGCTGAGGGCAGGCTGATGGAGGCCCGGCGTGAGGCCGACCAGGCTGCCTTAGCCAAggctgagctggagaagagcaTTGAAActctgctggaggagctggCCTTCCTCAAGAGGATCCACGAGGGCGAGGTGGCCGAGCTGCAGGCCCAGGTCCAACTGGGGGTCCAAGTGGCCGTGGAGTCTGAGGCCGCAACTCCTGACCTCTCCGGTGCCCTCAGGGACATCCGGTCCCAGTACGAAAGGCTGGCAGCAAGAAACATGCAGGCAGCAGAAGAGTGGTTCAGAGGGAAGGTGGGCTCCATGACCGAGTCGGTGGCCCAGCACAGCGACGCCGTGAGGAGCTCCAAGGACGAGGCGGGAGAGTACCGACGCCAGCTCCAGACCCGCCTGCTGGAGATCGATGCATGCAGAGGCCTCAACGAGTCCCTGGAGAAGCAGCTGCACgagatggaggagaagcagagtgCCGAGATTGCTGCTATGCAG GACACCATCGGAGAGCTGGAAAGTGAGCTGAGGGGCACCAAACAGGAAATGGCGCGCTACCTGAAGGAGTACCAGGACCTTCTGAATGTCAAGATGGCGCTGGACATCGAGATTGCTGCGTACAG GAAACTgctggagggggaggagtctcGCTTCAGTGTGGGAGTGCCCGGGGGCGTGTCCTCCCTGTACAGCCACAGCCTGTCAGCGCCCTCCTACGTCCGGCCCGTCTTCTCCAGCCTGAGCTCCGGCACCACCTACCTGATGACGTCGCGCCTGCTCAGCTCCAGCACCACCGAGGGGATCATCTCCTCCAGCCAGGCCCATCAGGCAGAGGCCAGCCCACccgcagaggaagaggaggagcaggaggaggaggaggtgaaggaggcagaggaggagaaggaagaggagggaggagaggagacagaagcgacgaaggaggaggaggaagaggagaagggggaggaagaggaaggagaggaggagggagataaggagaaagaagatgaagaggaagctaaggaaggagatgaagaggctaaagaaggagaagagg gtggcgaggaggaggagcaaaAGGAAGAGGTGACAGAGGCCGctgaggaagagggggagaaagtggagaagggagaggaagaggaggccgaGGTTAAAGAAGAAGCACAAGAGGAGGTGAAAGCAGAGGAAGCTGAGGGCAAGGGCGAGGAcgcaaaagaagaagacaaagaggaagagaaggaagaagaaaagaaaagcgaagagaaggaggagaaagaagacaaggcCGACGCCAAGAAAGACGACAAAGCCGACGACAAGGAGGCCGCTCCGAAAACAGACGACAAGGCTGAAGCcaaaaaggagaaagaggaggcgAAAGCAGCCAAGCCGGACGCTGCCGAGGAGAAAAGCACAAATGGTAAAAAGTAA
- the pgam2 gene encoding phosphoglycerate mutase 2, giving the protein MAAAHRLVIVRHGESAWNQENRFCGWFDADLSEKGVEEAKRGALAVKEAGLKFDICYTSVLKRAVKTLWTIMEGTDQMWLPVIRTWRLNERHYGGLTGLNKAETAEKHGEEQVKVWRRSFDIPPPPMDKDHPYHKIISESRRYKNLKPGELPTCESLKDTIARALPFWNDVIAPEIKAGKNVIIAAHGNSLRGIVKHLEGMSDAAIMELNLPTGIPIVYELDANLKPVKPMSFLGDEETVKKAMAAVAAQGKAKK; this is encoded by the exons ATGGCTGCTGCCCATCGTTTGGTGATCGTGCGCCACGGCGAGAGCGCCTGGAACCAGGAGAACCGCTTCTGCGGCTGGTTCGACGCCGACCTCAGTGAGAAGGGCGTGGAGGAGGCCAAGCGCGGGGCCCTGGCGGTCAAGGAGGCCGGGCTCAAGTTCGACATCTGCTACACCTCCGTGCTGAAGCGCGCCGTCAAGACCCTGTGGACCATCATGGAGGGCACAGACCAGATGTGGCTGCCTGTGATCCGCACCTGGCGTCTGAACGAGCGTCACTACGGAGGCCTCACCGGTCTCAACAAGGCCGAGACGGCCGAGAAGCACGGCGAGGAGCAGGTGAAGGTCTGGCGCCGCTCCTTTGACATCCCACCACCACCCATGGACAAGGACCACCCTTACCACAAAATCATCAGCGAG TCTCGGCGCTACAAGAACCTGAAGCCCGGCGAGCTCCCCACGTGTGAGTCACTGAAGGACACCATCGCCCGCGCCCTGCCTTTCTGGAATGACGTCATCGCGCCTGAAATCAAGGCGGGAAAGAACGTGATCATCGCTGCCCACGGCAACAGCCTCCGTGGCATCGTCAAGCACTTGGAAG gtatGTCCGACGCGGCCATCATGGAGCTGAACCTGCCCACAGGAATCCCAATCGTGTACGAGCTGGATGCGAACCTGAAGCCCGTGAAGCCCATGTCTTTCCTCGGTGACGAGGAGACCGTGAAGAAGGCCATGGCGGCCGTGGCTGCCCAGGGCAAAGCCAAGAAGTAA
- the LOC115593239 gene encoding syntaxin-2-like isoform X2, giving the protein MWQKQQRRGDMTATPESTVNMEEFFSTVGEVRGLIEKTSHQAEEVERRHGAILSAPTQDKRNKKELEQLNNETKRNANLVRAKLKSMQKDFDVDENSQNASVIQRIQKNQHSHLTRWFAEVMRGYHKAQVSFREKCKAQIQRQLEIVDKVTTDEELEEMLQCDNLAIFISDVSCQARISSQALSEIESRHQDIICLESSIKELHEIFVDTAMLLEIQGDLINNIEKNVTSAAEYVDISKDETYKAVAYKKNPYKVASLPSFFKPFKRKTTDKTATDQNTSDLNHD; this is encoded by the exons ATGTGGCAG aagcagcagaggcGAGGTGATATGACAGCGACACCAGAGAGCACAGTCAACATGGAGGAGTTCTTCAGCACG gtgGGGGAGGTGAGAGGCCTCATTGAGAAGACATCCCATCaggcagaggaggtggagaggagacaTGGCGCCATCCTCTCTGCTCCCACCCAGGACAAGA gaaacaaaaaagagcTGGAGCAGCTGAACAATGAAACCAAGAGGAACGCCAACTTGGTCCGAGCAAAGTTAAAAT CAATGCAGAAGGACTTTGATGTGGACGAGAACAGTCAAAATGCTTCAGTAATCCAGCGTATTCAGAAGAACCAG CACTCCCACCTGACTCGCTGGTTTGCTGAAGTCATGAGGGGCTACCATAAGGCGCAAGTCTCCTTCAGAGAGAAATGCAAAGCACAAATTCAGAGACAGCTGGAGATCG tGGATAAAGTGACTACAgatgaggagctggaggagatgcTGCAATGTGACAATCTTGCCATCTTCATATCTGAT GTCAGCTGTCAAGCTCGGATCTCAAGCCAGGCATTGAGTGAGATTGAATCTCGTCATCAGGACATCATCTGCCTGGAGTCCAGCATCAAAGAGCTGCACGAGATATTTGTCGACACTGCCATGCTGCTGGAGATTCAG GGGGATCTGATCAACAACATAGAGAAGAACGTGACAAGTGCTGCAGAGTATGTAGACATTTCCAAAGATGAAACCTATAAAGCAGTCGCCTACAAGAAAAACCCCTACAAGGTAGCTTCTCTCCCGAGCTTCTTTAAACCCTTCAAGAGGAAAACCACTGATAAAACTGCGACTGATCAAAACACCTCAGACTTGAACCATGACTGA
- the LOC115593239 gene encoding syntaxin-2-like isoform X4, which translates to MTATPESTVNMEEFFSTVGEVRGLIEKTSHQAEEVERRHGAILSAPTQDKRNKKELEQLNNETKRNANLVRAKLKSMQKDFDVDENSQNASVIQRIQKNQHSHLTRWFAEVMRGYHKAQVSFREKCKAQIQRQLEIVDKVTTDEELEEMLQCDNLAIFISDVSCQARISSQALSEIESRHQDIICLESSIKELHEIFVDTAMLLEIQGDLINNIEKNVTSAAEYVDISKDETYKAVAYKKNPYKVASLPSFFKPFKRKTTDKTATDQNTSDLNHD; encoded by the exons ATGACAGCGACACCAGAGAGCACAGTCAACATGGAGGAGTTCTTCAGCACG gtgGGGGAGGTGAGAGGCCTCATTGAGAAGACATCCCATCaggcagaggaggtggagaggagacaTGGCGCCATCCTCTCTGCTCCCACCCAGGACAAGA gaaacaaaaaagagcTGGAGCAGCTGAACAATGAAACCAAGAGGAACGCCAACTTGGTCCGAGCAAAGTTAAAAT CAATGCAGAAGGACTTTGATGTGGACGAGAACAGTCAAAATGCTTCAGTAATCCAGCGTATTCAGAAGAACCAG CACTCCCACCTGACTCGCTGGTTTGCTGAAGTCATGAGGGGCTACCATAAGGCGCAAGTCTCCTTCAGAGAGAAATGCAAAGCACAAATTCAGAGACAGCTGGAGATCG tGGATAAAGTGACTACAgatgaggagctggaggagatgcTGCAATGTGACAATCTTGCCATCTTCATATCTGAT GTCAGCTGTCAAGCTCGGATCTCAAGCCAGGCATTGAGTGAGATTGAATCTCGTCATCAGGACATCATCTGCCTGGAGTCCAGCATCAAAGAGCTGCACGAGATATTTGTCGACACTGCCATGCTGCTGGAGATTCAG GGGGATCTGATCAACAACATAGAGAAGAACGTGACAAGTGCTGCAGAGTATGTAGACATTTCCAAAGATGAAACCTATAAAGCAGTCGCCTACAAGAAAAACCCCTACAAGGTAGCTTCTCTCCCGAGCTTCTTTAAACCCTTCAAGAGGAAAACCACTGATAAAACTGCGACTGATCAAAACACCTCAGACTTGAACCATGACTGA
- the LOC115593239 gene encoding syntaxin-2-like isoform X1, translated as MAAKQQRRGDMTATPESTVNMEEFFSTVGEVRGLIEKTSHQAEEVERRHGAILSAPTQDKRNKKELEQLNNETKRNANLVRAKLKSMQKDFDVDENSQNASVIQRIQKNQHSHLTRWFAEVMRGYHKAQVSFREKCKAQIQRQLEIVDKVTTDEELEEMLQCDNLAIFISDVSCQARISSQALSEIESRHQDIICLESSIKELHEIFVDTAMLLEIQGDLINNIEKNVTSAAEYVDISKDETYKAVAYKKNPYKVASLPSFFKPFKRKTTDKTATDQNTSDLNHD; from the exons ATGGCGGCG aagcagcagaggcGAGGTGATATGACAGCGACACCAGAGAGCACAGTCAACATGGAGGAGTTCTTCAGCACG gtgGGGGAGGTGAGAGGCCTCATTGAGAAGACATCCCATCaggcagaggaggtggagaggagacaTGGCGCCATCCTCTCTGCTCCCACCCAGGACAAGA gaaacaaaaaagagcTGGAGCAGCTGAACAATGAAACCAAGAGGAACGCCAACTTGGTCCGAGCAAAGTTAAAAT CAATGCAGAAGGACTTTGATGTGGACGAGAACAGTCAAAATGCTTCAGTAATCCAGCGTATTCAGAAGAACCAG CACTCCCACCTGACTCGCTGGTTTGCTGAAGTCATGAGGGGCTACCATAAGGCGCAAGTCTCCTTCAGAGAGAAATGCAAAGCACAAATTCAGAGACAGCTGGAGATCG tGGATAAAGTGACTACAgatgaggagctggaggagatgcTGCAATGTGACAATCTTGCCATCTTCATATCTGAT GTCAGCTGTCAAGCTCGGATCTCAAGCCAGGCATTGAGTGAGATTGAATCTCGTCATCAGGACATCATCTGCCTGGAGTCCAGCATCAAAGAGCTGCACGAGATATTTGTCGACACTGCCATGCTGCTGGAGATTCAG GGGGATCTGATCAACAACATAGAGAAGAACGTGACAAGTGCTGCAGAGTATGTAGACATTTCCAAAGATGAAACCTATAAAGCAGTCGCCTACAAGAAAAACCCCTACAAGGTAGCTTCTCTCCCGAGCTTCTTTAAACCCTTCAAGAGGAAAACCACTGATAAAACTGCGACTGATCAAAACACCTCAGACTTGAACCATGACTGA
- the LOC115593239 gene encoding syntaxin-2-like isoform X3: protein MKQQRRGDMTATPESTVNMEEFFSTVGEVRGLIEKTSHQAEEVERRHGAILSAPTQDKRNKKELEQLNNETKRNANLVRAKLKSMQKDFDVDENSQNASVIQRIQKNQHSHLTRWFAEVMRGYHKAQVSFREKCKAQIQRQLEIVDKVTTDEELEEMLQCDNLAIFISDVSCQARISSQALSEIESRHQDIICLESSIKELHEIFVDTAMLLEIQGDLINNIEKNVTSAAEYVDISKDETYKAVAYKKNPYKVASLPSFFKPFKRKTTDKTATDQNTSDLNHD from the exons ATG aagcagcagaggcGAGGTGATATGACAGCGACACCAGAGAGCACAGTCAACATGGAGGAGTTCTTCAGCACG gtgGGGGAGGTGAGAGGCCTCATTGAGAAGACATCCCATCaggcagaggaggtggagaggagacaTGGCGCCATCCTCTCTGCTCCCACCCAGGACAAGA gaaacaaaaaagagcTGGAGCAGCTGAACAATGAAACCAAGAGGAACGCCAACTTGGTCCGAGCAAAGTTAAAAT CAATGCAGAAGGACTTTGATGTGGACGAGAACAGTCAAAATGCTTCAGTAATCCAGCGTATTCAGAAGAACCAG CACTCCCACCTGACTCGCTGGTTTGCTGAAGTCATGAGGGGCTACCATAAGGCGCAAGTCTCCTTCAGAGAGAAATGCAAAGCACAAATTCAGAGACAGCTGGAGATCG tGGATAAAGTGACTACAgatgaggagctggaggagatgcTGCAATGTGACAATCTTGCCATCTTCATATCTGAT GTCAGCTGTCAAGCTCGGATCTCAAGCCAGGCATTGAGTGAGATTGAATCTCGTCATCAGGACATCATCTGCCTGGAGTCCAGCATCAAAGAGCTGCACGAGATATTTGTCGACACTGCCATGCTGCTGGAGATTCAG GGGGATCTGATCAACAACATAGAGAAGAACGTGACAAGTGCTGCAGAGTATGTAGACATTTCCAAAGATGAAACCTATAAAGCAGTCGCCTACAAGAAAAACCCCTACAAGGTAGCTTCTCTCCCGAGCTTCTTTAAACCCTTCAAGAGGAAAACCACTGATAAAACTGCGACTGATCAAAACACCTCAGACTTGAACCATGACTGA